Proteins from one Aureimonas sp. SA4125 genomic window:
- the mutY gene encoding A/G-specific adenine glycosylase gives MKDEGKAVPKATESPSDRLLAWYDRHARTLPWRVLPAERAAGNRADPYRIWLSEVMLQQTTVATVKAYYLKFLARWPVVEALAEAPAEEVMGAWAGLGYYARARNLHACAKAVVAEHGGRFPATEAGLKTLPGIGDYTAAAIAAIAFNKPAAVVDGNIERVVTRLRAIDTPLPAGKALVRTHVAALTPLLQPGDFAQAMMDLGATICTPRRPACVLCPLAEGCEARIHGTMELYPVKAAKKPKPARRGAAFVAVRPSDGAIFLRRRTETGMLGGMDEPPTTGWGVGQDGATGADAAPFAAAWAKTGSVVHVFTHFTLTLDVWRAEIASASGAAGRFVTPAELPAAALPTLMKKAIQLAEPAAFATSPSQRKRQA, from the coding sequence ATGAAGGACGAGGGAAAAGCCGTGCCGAAGGCCACGGAGTCGCCGTCCGACAGGCTTCTCGCCTGGTACGACCGGCATGCTCGCACGCTGCCATGGCGCGTCCTGCCGGCAGAACGCGCCGCCGGCAACCGGGCCGACCCGTACCGTATCTGGCTGTCGGAAGTGATGCTGCAGCAGACGACGGTCGCGACGGTCAAGGCCTATTATCTGAAGTTCCTGGCGCGGTGGCCGGTCGTCGAGGCGCTGGCGGAAGCTCCCGCGGAAGAGGTGATGGGCGCATGGGCAGGGCTTGGCTACTACGCCCGCGCCCGCAATCTCCATGCCTGCGCCAAGGCGGTGGTGGCCGAGCACGGCGGGCGCTTTCCGGCGACCGAAGCAGGCCTGAAGACTCTGCCGGGCATCGGCGACTACACCGCGGCGGCGATCGCGGCCATCGCCTTCAATAAACCGGCCGCCGTCGTGGACGGCAACATCGAACGCGTCGTCACGCGGCTTCGTGCGATCGACACGCCACTTCCCGCCGGAAAGGCCCTGGTCCGGACGCATGTCGCGGCGCTGACGCCCTTGCTGCAGCCAGGCGATTTCGCGCAGGCGATGATGGATCTCGGCGCTACGATCTGCACGCCGCGACGCCCTGCCTGCGTGCTCTGCCCGCTGGCCGAGGGGTGCGAGGCGCGGATCCACGGGACCATGGAACTCTATCCGGTCAAGGCGGCGAAAAAGCCCAAGCCGGCGCGCCGCGGTGCCGCGTTCGTCGCGGTCCGGCCGAGCGACGGCGCGATCTTCCTTCGCCGGCGGACGGAGACCGGAATGCTCGGCGGCATGGACGAGCCGCCGACGACGGGCTGGGGCGTCGGGCAGGACGGTGCCACCGGCGCCGACGCCGCCCCCTTTGCTGCCGCTTGGGCGAAGACCGGGTCGGTCGTCCATGTCTTCACCCATTTCACGCTGACGCTCGACGTCTGGCGCGCCGAGATCGCGTCGGCTTCCGGGGCGGCGGGACGCTTCGTGACGCCGGCCGAACTCCCGGCTGCCGCCTTGCCGACCCTCATGAAGAAGGCCATCCAGCTGGCCGAACCCGCGGCTTTCGCCACCTCGCCCTCGCAGCGAAAGCGCCAGGCATGA
- a CDS encoding O-antigen ligase family protein — protein MLTLLLTPDQDGLGRRNRLSTFAFYLLAAAGGSAASVVAGLLAAWALLSLLLGRFRLRLTASDGPVVAASLLFFAVMAYSNFHHMDLDASLLGVGALLPFVMPLVLIPRMRLSRYADTLPIAFFAIAVGGCLLLVIVLVEFSFFSTRVQGFSGNQGPLSVTALLCAGWSLLHVSRDSSRRHLGLAVMGALGGSIAVVLSGMRGTWPLLPICLVIALFTQRRELAALWRAWSPATRWFLVVLSVAVLAGVCVLVAPMVAMRLSQMWGELALIAANVESPTSLNLRRQMYSAAVEAIAARPWFGYGAENHWTAVSPYLDPAVLQGLSFTHFHNVFLTVGVDAGLVGVASLLAVILSPLIVAWRARHALGGGRRLGASLILVVAFVGAGMTNIMFFHDIIDAVWVFSVSLLAASVPAPSWLDGKAPKAGT, from the coding sequence GTGCTGACGCTTCTTTTGACACCCGACCAGGACGGGCTGGGTCGCCGCAATCGGCTGTCGACCTTCGCTTTCTATCTGCTGGCCGCGGCCGGGGGGTCGGCAGCGTCCGTTGTCGCCGGCCTGTTGGCAGCCTGGGCGCTCCTGTCGCTCCTCCTCGGTCGCTTTCGCCTGCGTCTGACGGCGTCGGACGGTCCTGTCGTGGCAGCCTCGCTGCTCTTCTTCGCGGTGATGGCATATTCGAACTTCCATCATATGGATCTCGACGCCAGCCTCTTGGGAGTCGGGGCGCTGCTCCCCTTCGTCATGCCGCTCGTGCTCATCCCCCGCATGCGATTGTCGCGTTATGCCGATACGCTCCCGATCGCATTTTTCGCCATCGCTGTCGGCGGCTGCCTCCTCCTCGTCATCGTTCTTGTCGAGTTCTCCTTCTTCTCGACGCGCGTCCAGGGGTTTTCGGGCAATCAGGGGCCGCTCTCCGTGACCGCGCTTCTCTGCGCCGGCTGGTCTCTCCTGCATGTGTCCCGGGACAGCAGCCGCCGGCATCTCGGCCTTGCCGTGATGGGAGCGCTCGGCGGCAGCATTGCGGTGGTCTTGTCGGGAATGCGCGGCACCTGGCCGCTCCTGCCCATCTGCCTCGTCATCGCCCTGTTCACTCAGCGCCGCGAGCTTGCCGCCCTCTGGCGCGCATGGTCGCCCGCAACCCGCTGGTTTCTCGTCGTCCTGTCCGTCGCGGTCCTTGCCGGCGTCTGCGTGCTGGTGGCGCCGATGGTGGCCATGCGGCTCAGCCAGATGTGGGGAGAACTCGCCCTGATCGCGGCCAATGTCGAAAGTCCGACCTCCCTGAACTTGCGCAGGCAAATGTACTCGGCTGCGGTCGAAGCGATCGCCGCACGGCCCTGGTTCGGCTACGGCGCGGAGAACCATTGGACGGCCGTCTCGCCCTACCTCGATCCCGCGGTGCTGCAAGGCCTCTCCTTCACGCATTTCCACAACGTCTTCCTCACCGTCGGCGTCGATGCAGGACTGGTGGGCGTTGCGAGCCTTCTTGCCGTCATCCTCTCGCCCCTGATCGTCGCCTGGCGGGCGCGCCACGCTTTGGGCGGCGGCCGCAGGCTTGGGGCGAGCCTCATCCTGGTCGTCGCCTTTGTCGGCGCCGGGATGACGAACATCATGTTCTTTCATGATATCATCGATGCCGTCTGGGTCTTCTCCGTCTCGCTGCTCGCCGCATCCGTGCCGGCGCCATCATGGCTGGACGGCAAGGCTCCCAAGGCAGGGACGTGA
- a CDS encoding DciA family protein: protein MAKLQQRRGARPVGDLVSQLLDPVLARKAGMTTGLIAAWSELVGTKLDGVCRPDKLVWPPRLHEADAFKPATLVVACEGASVLRLQHQTSEVIARVNAFFGYPAIDRLKIVQRSVRTQRPDRRPVLRTLKPSELSDIAEMTDRIEDPRLKAALAAFGAGILQRRPMTKA from the coding sequence ATGGCCAAGCTTCAACAACGACGCGGCGCGCGACCCGTCGGCGACCTCGTTTCGCAGCTTCTCGATCCCGTGCTGGCGCGGAAGGCCGGGATGACCACGGGCCTGATCGCGGCCTGGTCCGAGCTCGTGGGAACGAAACTGGATGGCGTGTGCCGTCCGGACAAGCTCGTCTGGCCGCCGAGATTGCATGAGGCGGACGCGTTCAAGCCAGCGACGCTCGTCGTCGCCTGCGAGGGAGCGTCGGTATTGCGCCTGCAGCACCAGACGTCGGAAGTGATCGCGCGGGTCAACGCCTTCTTCGGCTATCCCGCCATCGATCGGCTGAAGATCGTTCAGCGTTCGGTGAGGACGCAGCGGCCCGATCGCCGGCCGGTTCTGCGCACTTTGAAGCCGTCGGAGCTGTCCGACATCGCCGAGATGACCGACCGTATCGAGGATCCCAGGCTCAAGGCCGCGCTCGCAGCTTTCGGCGCCGGCATCCTGCAACGCCGGCCGATGACAAAAGCGTAA
- a CDS encoding DsbA family protein — protein sequence MHAKQTPGHAARRARLTAASLAGGLGLVLLAAATGQQASLGLVSPAQAQEATPAPAADAATPAAPAAPAAGATTPVTAPEAQGSVDVADLMEPGPLPDVVIGDVNAPVTIVEYASMTCSHCADFHATTLPLLKKDYIDTGKAKLILREFPFDPRAVAAFMLARCAPDDKRSAMVDVLFSQQDQWARAENASQALLGIAKLAGFTQESFTACLSDKALQQKVIDTQQRGEKEFGVVATPTFFVNGQKYSGAMSPAEFGAVIDAAK from the coding sequence ATGCACGCGAAGCAAACTCCAGGTCACGCGGCGCGCCGCGCCCGTCTGACGGCGGCGTCCTTGGCCGGCGGCCTCGGCCTCGTGCTCCTGGCCGCTGCCACTGGCCAACAAGCGTCGCTCGGCCTCGTCTCGCCCGCTCAGGCCCAGGAGGCGACCCCGGCACCCGCGGCGGACGCTGCGACACCGGCCGCACCTGCCGCACCGGCCGCCGGCGCGACGACGCCGGTGACGGCGCCCGAAGCACAAGGCAGCGTCGACGTGGCCGATCTGATGGAGCCGGGTCCCTTGCCGGACGTCGTCATCGGTGACGTGAACGCGCCCGTGACCATCGTCGAATACGCCTCGATGACCTGCAGCCACTGCGCCGATTTCCACGCGACGACACTGCCGTTACTGAAGAAGGACTACATCGATACCGGCAAGGCCAAGCTCATCCTGCGCGAGTTCCCGTTCGATCCGCGTGCCGTTGCGGCCTTCATGCTCGCGCGTTGCGCGCCGGACGACAAGCGCAGCGCGATGGTCGACGTCCTGTTCAGCCAGCAGGACCAGTGGGCCCGGGCGGAAAACGCCTCGCAGGCGCTGCTGGGGATCGCCAAGCTCGCCGGCTTCACCCAGGAGAGCTTCACCGCCTGTCTCAGTGACAAGGCGTTGCAGCAGAAGGTCATCGACACGCAGCAGCGCGGCGAGAAGGAATTCGGCGTCGTCGCGACACCGACCTTCTTTGTGAACGGCCAGAAGTACTCGGGTGCAATGAGCCCTGCCGAATTCGGGGCCGTCATCGACGCGGCGAAATAA
- the ppdK gene encoding pyruvate, phosphate dikinase yields MAKRIQTFKRGSAERTADAFEALGAKGANLALLASLDLPVPPGFTVTSAAWREAQGIADGLPQSLRADISLAVEWLEEATGRKFDGAERPLLLAVRTSSRTPIAGLADTVLDVGMNDRTVETLSAELEDIDFAFRSYRRFIESFAFLVYSVEPSDFEDLADDERMAAAWSGVEPSTAEEWRSLIGRYLAFIEDEIGETLPQTPIEQLFKVIEASFASWRNPVARAFRVLHGIHENAGLAVTAHAMIFNERDQNSGTGRAVSRDLRTGAARLTGEFGLGGRERGDIGERPEVWALESLMDSAGQGGAAIFPADLSALADHVQRLEHHVGDAVEVDFMIGDNELFLLQSRIAKRTAAEAIRIAVELVEEGLIEEEEALLRIDPASLDQLLHPTIVRHADLVTIAKGMPASPGAATGEIVFTAERAQALFSEGRAVILVRNETHPEDIHGMHVAEGVLTVRGGTTSHAAVVARGIGKPCVTGAGSLRIDAEREELRAPGVTLRAGDSITIDGSSGEVIQGTAELQRPELTGDFARLMTFADRARRMGVRTNAETPIEARAARAFGAEGIGLCRTEHMFFEGDRVRAMREMILAPDEAGRRAALQQLLPIQRSDFIELFEIMAGLPVTIRLLDPPLHEFLPKGEAEIAETALQMDIPERVLRERIEKLEEFNPMLGHRGCRLAISYPEIVEVQARAIFEAAIEAGERAGEAVVPEIMVPLVGLRKELDFVKARIDEVADLVAAERGKRVTYLVGTMIELPRAIIRADTIAEVADFFSFGTNDLTQTVFGISRDDSANFLSTYERKGILERDPFQSIDVEGVGELIAMGVEKARRTRPDISLGVCGEQGGDPASIAFFEQTGLDYVSCSPFRVPIARLAAAQSAIRLRRSLRGPGVAKTRIKSDAALGTA; encoded by the coding sequence ATGGCCAAGCGAATCCAAACCTTCAAGCGGGGATCTGCCGAGCGAACCGCGGACGCCTTCGAGGCACTGGGTGCCAAGGGTGCCAATCTGGCGCTGCTCGCCTCGCTCGATCTGCCGGTCCCGCCGGGCTTCACCGTGACCTCCGCGGCATGGCGTGAAGCGCAGGGGATCGCGGACGGATTGCCGCAATCCCTGCGCGCCGACATCAGCCTGGCGGTGGAGTGGCTGGAGGAGGCGACAGGGCGCAAGTTCGACGGCGCCGAACGCCCCCTGCTTCTCGCCGTCCGCACGAGTTCGCGCACGCCGATCGCGGGGCTTGCCGACACCGTCCTCGACGTCGGCATGAACGATCGCACCGTCGAGACGCTCAGCGCGGAGCTCGAGGACATCGACTTCGCCTTCCGCAGCTATCGCCGCTTCATCGAATCCTTCGCCTTCCTCGTCTACAGCGTCGAGCCCTCGGACTTCGAGGACCTGGCCGACGACGAACGGATGGCCGCCGCCTGGTCGGGTGTCGAGCCGTCGACGGCGGAAGAATGGCGCTCGCTGATCGGGCGCTACCTCGCTTTCATCGAGGACGAGATCGGCGAGACGCTGCCGCAGACGCCGATCGAGCAATTGTTCAAGGTGATCGAGGCGAGCTTCGCCAGCTGGCGCAACCCCGTCGCTCGGGCCTTCCGCGTGCTGCACGGTATCCACGAGAATGCCGGCCTCGCGGTCACGGCCCATGCGATGATCTTCAATGAGCGTGACCAGAATTCCGGCACGGGACGCGCGGTGTCGCGTGACCTCCGCACGGGGGCCGCGCGACTGACCGGCGAGTTCGGCCTCGGCGGCCGCGAGCGCGGCGACATCGGCGAACGGCCCGAGGTCTGGGCGCTGGAAAGCCTGATGGACAGTGCCGGCCAGGGGGGGGCGGCCATCTTCCCCGCCGACCTCTCGGCTCTCGCCGATCACGTCCAACGGCTGGAGCACCATGTCGGCGACGCGGTCGAGGTCGATTTCATGATCGGCGACAACGAGCTATTCCTGCTCCAGTCGCGCATCGCCAAGAGGACGGCAGCGGAGGCCATCCGCATCGCCGTCGAGCTCGTCGAGGAAGGGCTGATCGAGGAGGAGGAGGCGCTCCTGCGCATCGACCCCGCCTCGCTCGACCAACTCTTGCATCCGACCATCGTCCGGCATGCCGATCTCGTCACCATCGCCAAGGGCATGCCGGCGTCGCCGGGGGCCGCCACGGGCGAGATCGTCTTTACGGCCGAGCGGGCGCAGGCGCTCTTCTCGGAAGGCCGCGCGGTCATCCTCGTGCGCAACGAGACACATCCCGAAGACATCCACGGCATGCATGTCGCCGAAGGCGTCCTCACCGTGCGCGGCGGCACGACGAGCCATGCCGCCGTCGTCGCGCGCGGCATCGGCAAGCCCTGCGTCACCGGTGCCGGCTCGCTCAGGATCGACGCCGAGCGCGAGGAGCTGCGCGCGCCGGGCGTGACGCTTCGGGCCGGCGACTCGATCACCATCGACGGCTCGAGCGGCGAAGTGATCCAGGGCACCGCCGAACTGCAGCGCCCCGAACTCACCGGCGATTTCGCCCGGCTGATGACGTTCGCCGACCGCGCGCGGCGCATGGGCGTGCGCACCAATGCCGAAACGCCGATCGAAGCGCGCGCGGCTCGCGCCTTCGGGGCGGAAGGCATCGGCCTCTGCCGTACCGAGCACATGTTCTTCGAGGGCGACCGCGTCCGCGCCATGCGTGAGATGATTCTCGCCCCGGACGAGGCAGGACGCCGCGCCGCGCTGCAGCAGCTGCTGCCGATCCAGCGCTCCGATTTCATCGAGCTGTTCGAGATCATGGCGGGCTTGCCCGTCACCATTCGTCTGCTCGATCCGCCGCTGCATGAATTCCTGCCGAAGGGCGAGGCGGAGATCGCCGAGACGGCGTTGCAGATGGACATTCCCGAGCGCGTGCTGCGCGAGCGCATCGAGAAGCTCGAGGAGTTCAATCCCATGCTCGGCCATCGCGGCTGCCGCCTGGCGATCTCCTATCCCGAGATCGTCGAGGTGCAGGCCCGCGCCATCTTCGAGGCGGCGATCGAGGCCGGCGAGCGCGCCGGCGAGGCGGTGGTTCCGGAAATCATGGTGCCGCTCGTCGGCCTGCGCAAGGAACTCGACTTCGTCAAGGCGCGCATCGACGAGGTCGCCGATCTCGTCGCCGCCGAGCGCGGCAAGCGCGTCACCTACCTCGTCGGCACGATGATCGAACTGCCGCGCGCCATCATCCGGGCCGATACCATTGCCGAGGTCGCCGATTTCTTCTCCTTCGGTACCAACGACCTCACGCAGACGGTGTTCGGCATCTCGCGCGACGATTCGGCGAATTTCCTTTCCACCTACGAGCGCAAGGGCATTCTCGAGCGTGATCCGTTCCAGTCGATCGACGTCGAGGGTGTCGGCGAGCTGATCGCCATGGGCGTGGAAAAGGCGCGCCGCACACGGCCGGACATCTCGCTCGGCGTCTGTGGCGAGCAGGGCGGCGATCCCGCCTCCATCGCCTTCTTCGAGCAGACCGGGCTCGACTACGTCTCCTGTTCGCCCTTCCGCGTGCCGATCGCCCGCCTGGCGGCGGCGCAGTCGGCGATCCGGCTACGCCGTTCCCTGCGCGGGCCGGGCGTGGCGAAGACGCGGATCAAGAGCGACGCGGCGCTGGGAACCGCATGA